Proteins from one Mucilaginibacter jinjuensis genomic window:
- a CDS encoding SusC/RagA family TonB-linked outer membrane protein gives MKLTTLLIFIGFLQVNATAFGQQHINLTANNTSLEKLFKQLEKQSGYSFFYKAGVLKNMPNVNVEINDASIDEVLQKCFANKPLDYMVVDKSVVIRRKDQPQVIVKATPPYTYVNGKIVDEHDQPLPGVSIKVKGTNIGWVTNTAGVFNALITDPNAILQISFIGYTTQELAVKDLKSAVKIILKEDISKLDEVQVIAYGQTTKRLNTGDQTTVTAKEIQNYPVGNVLSVLQGTVPGMVVSQSTGQAGSSYNVVIRGQNGLTTSTAPLYVIDGIPYTGGSYTSQKSNTIGSNNSGYDALSFINPLDIESVNVLKDADATSIYGSRGANGVILITTKKGKAGDMKVDVNFFSGFSQANTVPQFLNTQQYLQMRKEGKKNDNQAVLSSDYDINGTWDTTRYTNWPKTFLGGTGHSTNAQASISGGNNNVSYMVSGDYRNVSNIQQMIGGNDQTSSLHFNLNSTSNNNRFNMTLTGGYTYDNNSIPNADLSSSASLAPDAPPLYTSDGTLNFQNNTFINPLISKNQIARTTVSNVTGSMVLSYTLLKGLKAQATLGYNKQSLNEFLGNPLSSILPTYIALGSKGSANYTYDNNSFWSIEPQLNYTRQVSKGTLEVTAGASLQKQLLDATQLQVTGYTSDLLINNIAGGSAVTPYGQGYNAYNYKYSAIYGRANYNWLNKYIVNISGRYDGSSKFGQDRQFHVFYAAGAAWLFSSEEFIKQALPFLSFGKLRASYGTTGNDQIPPYLYLENFSAVTSVNPYQGSPGIVPTNLPNPYLSWETTKKANIGLDLQFLKGRIGLEGNYFINRTTDILSATPLSTTTGFTSINQNLPAKVQNKGFDISLNTVNIRSNDFSWSTTLTVSRQRNALLAFPNASASPAIAQQLNQSVNVVFVNRYAGVNPQTGLYQFYDRNGNIISTPSSSGSDQTKLINLNPDYFGTVANTFSYKGFLVSVLFRGIKQLGRSTFGQILSSGLVPGYYSLNYPVDVLNHWQKPGDVAKYGRYASTFGTTVINSLSVNKNTDAYYGDASYIRLQNASVGYQFPSQIASKLHMRSLKIYALGENLATITGYGFSDPETQNYLKMPPLRTITFGIQASL, from the coding sequence ATGAAATTAACCACCCTACTCATTTTTATAGGTTTTCTTCAGGTAAACGCAACCGCATTTGGGCAACAGCATATTAACCTCACGGCAAATAATACGTCGTTAGAGAAATTGTTTAAGCAACTGGAGAAGCAAAGTGGCTACTCTTTTTTCTACAAAGCAGGCGTATTAAAAAATATGCCGAATGTGAATGTAGAGATCAACGACGCATCTATTGATGAAGTGTTGCAAAAATGCTTCGCCAATAAACCGCTCGATTATATGGTTGTGGACAAAAGTGTGGTGATCAGGCGTAAAGATCAGCCACAGGTAATTGTAAAAGCAACACCGCCATATACCTATGTTAATGGTAAAATAGTAGATGAGCATGATCAGCCGCTGCCTGGCGTAAGCATAAAAGTAAAAGGGACAAATATTGGCTGGGTTACAAACACCGCAGGGGTATTTAATGCTTTGATTACCGATCCAAATGCGATACTACAAATTAGCTTTATAGGTTACACTACTCAGGAGTTGGCCGTTAAAGATCTTAAAAGCGCAGTTAAGATTATATTGAAAGAAGATATCAGTAAGCTGGATGAGGTACAGGTAATTGCCTACGGCCAAACTACCAAAAGGCTTAACACTGGCGACCAAACTACTGTTACGGCCAAGGAGATTCAGAATTATCCGGTGGGCAACGTTTTAAGTGTATTGCAGGGTACAGTGCCGGGAATGGTAGTTAGCCAATCAACAGGGCAGGCAGGGAGCAGTTATAATGTGGTAATAAGAGGGCAAAATGGTTTAACTACAAGCACTGCGCCTTTGTATGTAATTGATGGTATCCCTTATACCGGTGGATCTTATACCTCACAAAAATCAAATACCATAGGATCTAATAATTCGGGTTACGATGCATTGAGTTTTATTAACCCACTGGATATTGAAAGCGTAAACGTTTTGAAAGATGCCGATGCAACTTCAATCTACGGGTCGCGTGGTGCAAATGGTGTTATCCTGATCACCACTAAAAAGGGTAAGGCTGGTGATATGAAGGTTGATGTAAACTTTTTTAGTGGATTTAGCCAGGCCAACACGGTACCACAATTCTTAAACACCCAACAATATCTTCAAATGAGAAAAGAGGGTAAAAAGAATGATAATCAGGCTGTACTTAGTTCTGATTATGATATTAATGGAACCTGGGATACCACACGTTATACCAACTGGCCAAAAACATTTTTAGGCGGTACGGGGCATAGTACCAATGCACAAGCCAGCATATCGGGTGGAAATAATAATGTATCATACATGGTAAGCGGCGATTATCGTAATGTATCCAACATTCAGCAAATGATAGGCGGCAATGATCAAACCTCATCATTACACTTCAACTTAAACTCTACAAGTAATAATAACAGGTTTAATATGACCCTGACCGGTGGGTATACTTACGATAATAACAGTATCCCGAATGCCGATCTTTCATCAAGCGCCAGCTTAGCGCCTGATGCACCACCTTTGTATACTTCGGATGGCACGTTAAACTTTCAGAATAATACATTTATTAATCCTTTAATTTCAAAAAACCAGATTGCCAGAACAACAGTATCAAATGTAACCGGCAGCATGGTTTTAAGCTATACTTTATTAAAAGGATTAAAAGCGCAAGCCACTTTAGGTTATAATAAACAAAGCCTTAACGAATTTTTAGGCAATCCGTTATCATCAATTTTGCCAACTTATATTGCATTAGGATCGAAGGGTTCGGCTAATTACACTTATGATAATAACAGTTTTTGGAGCATTGAACCCCAGTTAAATTATACAAGACAGGTAAGTAAGGGTACACTTGAGGTAACTGCCGGGGCGAGTTTGCAAAAGCAACTGTTAGATGCTACACAACTACAAGTAACAGGCTATACTTCCGATCTGTTGATTAATAATATTGCAGGCGGTAGTGCTGTAACCCCGTATGGACAAGGCTATAACGCATATAATTATAAATACAGTGCTATTTATGGCCGCGCTAATTATAACTGGCTAAATAAGTACATTGTTAATATATCAGGCCGTTACGATGGTTCAAGTAAATTTGGGCAAGATCGCCAATTCCACGTTTTTTATGCAGCAGGTGCAGCATGGTTGTTCAGTTCGGAAGAATTTATTAAACAAGCATTACCATTCTTAAGCTTTGGTAAACTAAGGGCAAGTTATGGTACAACCGGTAACGACCAGATCCCTCCATATTTATACCTGGAGAATTTTAGTGCTGTTACTTCGGTAAACCCATATCAGGGCAGCCCCGGTATAGTACCAACCAATTTACCTAACCCATACCTGAGCTGGGAAACCACCAAAAAAGCCAACATTGGCCTCGATCTGCAATTTCTGAAAGGGCGTATCGGTTTAGAAGGCAATTATTTTATTAATCGTACTACAGATATTCTGTCAGCTACGCCGCTATCGACAACCACGGGTTTCACCAGTATCAACCAAAATTTACCGGCCAAAGTGCAAAACAAGGGCTTTGACATTAGTTTAAATACAGTAAATATCCGGAGCAACGATTTTAGCTGGTCTACCACTTTAACGGTAAGCAGGCAACGTAATGCCTTATTGGCTTTCCCTAATGCCAGTGCCAGTCCGGCCATTGCGCAGCAGTTAAATCAATCTGTTAATGTGGTTTTTGTAAACCGTTATGCAGGCGTTAATCCGCAAACAGGGTTATACCAATTTTATGACCGCAACGGTAATATTATTTCAACACCTTCAAGCAGTGGCAGCGATCAAACCAAGCTCATCAATCTTAATCCCGATTATTTTGGAACAGTAGCCAATACTTTTAGCTATAAAGGTTTTTTGGTAAGTGTACTATTCCGGGGTATTAAGCAATTAGGCCGAAGCACATTTGGGCAAATACTATCAAGTGGGTTAGTACCTGGATACTACAGTTTAAACTATCCTGTTGATGTATTGAACCATTGGCAAAAACCGGGTGATGTTGCCAAATATGGCCGTTATGCCAGCACTTTCGGTACCACGGTTATAAATTCGCTGAGCGTTAACAAAAACACAGACGCTTATTATGGCGACGCATCTTACATCAGGTTGCAAAACGCGTCCGTCGGTTATCAGTTCCCAAGCCAGATTGCCTCAAAACTACACATGCGGAGTTTGAAGATATATGCCTTGGGCGAAAACCTGGCAACTATAACCGGTTATGGTTTTTCTGACCCGGAAACGCAGAACTATTTGAAAATGCCACCATTAAGAACAATCACTTTTGGTATTCAAGCATCACTTTAA
- a CDS encoding RagB/SusD family nutrient uptake outer membrane protein: MKIKNIFSALLGINILLLVLVNSGCKKSIEVGPSKVSATSSNAFTSNSAAQTVVAGILTKMSVGDFYQGPSSVSLCMGLASDELVSLSTNASSLGSFYTNSYTALVPPPFWTTMYRELFYCNTAINGITASSAITPAVKAQLLGELKFIRAYIYFYAVNLYGTPPLTLTDDYTVNNVLANTPADQVYAQIIKDLTDAQSSLADNIYVDGTGATVTDRVRPNKQVATAMLARVYLYLQDWKNAEAQASAVIANSNYTLVTNLNQVFLKGSKETLWALQPVSTVNLNTIDAAYLIVNTSSAAVTQLPLNKALVNSFEAGDGRLANWTGTYTTTSAPITTYRYANKYKVSSNSPTVAVTEYPIMMRFAEQYLIRAEARAQQGNTGGAAADLNAIRLRAGLAATTFTTQTDLLNAIYHERQVELFTEWGHRWFDLKRTGKLDAVMTTVAPTKAATWSSYKQLMPIPSGDILADPNLKQNTGYN, translated from the coding sequence ATGAAAATTAAAAATATTTTTTCGGCCCTTTTGGGTATAAACATATTGCTGCTGGTACTGGTAAACAGTGGCTGTAAAAAGTCTATTGAAGTTGGGCCATCTAAAGTTTCGGCAACAAGTAGTAACGCATTTACATCTAACAGCGCTGCTCAAACCGTGGTAGCGGGTATCCTCACAAAAATGTCAGTTGGCGACTTTTATCAGGGGCCAAGCAGCGTTAGCTTATGTATGGGGCTTGCCTCAGATGAACTGGTTAGCTTAAGTACAAACGCCTCGTCGCTGGGTAGTTTTTACACAAACAGTTATACAGCATTGGTGCCACCGCCGTTTTGGACAACAATGTACAGAGAGTTGTTTTATTGCAATACGGCTATCAATGGTATCACCGCATCGTCTGCTATTACACCGGCTGTAAAAGCACAATTACTGGGCGAGTTGAAATTTATCCGTGCATACATTTACTTTTACGCTGTAAACCTTTATGGCACGCCGCCTTTAACATTGACGGATGATTATACCGTTAATAATGTATTAGCTAACACACCCGCAGATCAGGTTTATGCACAGATCATCAAAGATTTGACAGATGCGCAAAGCTCATTAGCAGATAATATTTATGTTGATGGCACGGGTGCTACAGTAACAGATCGTGTAAGGCCAAATAAACAAGTGGCTACCGCCATGCTGGCACGTGTATATTTATATCTGCAAGATTGGAAAAATGCTGAAGCACAGGCCTCAGCTGTTATAGCCAATTCAAACTATACATTGGTAACTAACTTAAATCAAGTGTTTCTAAAAGGGAGTAAAGAAACACTATGGGCCCTGCAACCGGTATCAACCGTCAATTTAAATACGATTGATGCCGCTTACTTAATTGTTAATACCAGTTCGGCTGCGGTTACACAGTTGCCTTTAAACAAAGCATTGGTAAATTCATTTGAAGCCGGTGATGGCCGCCTCGCTAATTGGACAGGTACGTATACTACCACCAGTGCGCCAATTACGACTTACAGGTATGCTAATAAATACAAGGTAAGTTCAAACAGTCCGACTGTTGCAGTTACCGAATATCCAATTATGATGCGCTTTGCCGAACAATATCTTATCCGTGCAGAAGCGCGGGCCCAGCAAGGTAATACCGGTGGCGCTGCTGCTGATTTAAATGCTATTCGTTTACGTGCAGGCCTGGCTGCAACCACATTTACCACACAAACAGATCTTCTGAACGCTATTTATCACGAACGCCAGGTGGAATTATTTACAGAGTGGGGCCATCGCTGGTTTGACTTGAAACGTACTGGCAAACTTGATGCGGTGATGACTACAGTTGCACCAACAAAAGCAGCAACCTGGAGCAGTTACAAACAATTAATGCCAATCCCATCGGGAGATATACTTGCCGATCCAAACCTTAAACAGAATACAGGATATAATTAA
- a CDS encoding winged helix-turn-helix transcriptional regulator, whose translation MKEIKHRSDCPISYGLDFFGDKWTLLIVRDIVIYNKNTFGDFLNADEKMATNILSDRLKTLEAEGFLLKYAVPGKGKVAYCLTEKGITLVPIIVELSAWGSAHNENNDSTKREAFAKALKKSKTGLISQLQAKLLKDYHSHLPA comes from the coding sequence ATGAAAGAGATAAAGCACCGATCCGATTGCCCAATCAGCTATGGTCTTGACTTTTTTGGTGATAAGTGGACTTTGCTCATTGTACGGGATATTGTTATCTACAATAAGAACACTTTTGGCGACTTCTTGAATGCAGACGAAAAGATGGCTACAAATATTCTGAGCGATAGATTAAAAACGTTAGAAGCTGAAGGTTTCCTTTTGAAATATGCAGTGCCAGGGAAGGGAAAGGTAGCTTATTGTCTAACAGAAAAAGGAATCACTTTGGTGCCGATAATCGTTGAACTATCTGCCTGGGGATCGGCACATAATGAAAATAATGACAGCACGAAAAGGGAAGCCTTTGCTAAAGCATTAAAAAAAAGCAAAACCGGGCTTATTAGTCAATTGCAGGCGAAACTTTTAAAGGATTATCACTCGCACTTACCGGCATAA
- a CDS encoding LacI family DNA-binding transcriptional regulator gives MKQKISMNDIAQDLNISITTISFILNGKAKEMRISDKLTKKVLDYIEEKNYNPNALAQSLRTGKSKIIGLVVEDIADAFFASVARLIEERAYKKGYKIIYCSTEDNPKKTIELIRMFKSRNVDGYIITPPKGIESELRFMRNDSLPFVLFDRYFPEIDTDYVGIDNLEGSKIAIQHLIEQGFKNIAFVTLSSDQTQMKDRKAGYRLAIKGGGVKEYILEIKFTSKPEKVVQLITNFLTKHKEIDSVLFATNYLALQGFAALNKLKLRIPEDIAVIGFDDHAFFEVFNPPITAVAQPMKNLSENLIDVLFTNMNNEGQPADASTKIVLNPELIVRASSLKKK, from the coding sequence ATGAAACAGAAAATTTCCATGAACGATATAGCTCAGGATTTGAATATATCGATTACCACGATATCATTTATTCTGAATGGCAAAGCAAAAGAAATGCGGATTAGTGACAAGCTCACAAAAAAGGTTCTGGACTACATAGAAGAGAAAAATTACAACCCTAATGCATTAGCCCAAAGCCTCCGTACCGGTAAATCTAAAATAATAGGGTTGGTTGTAGAGGATATTGCAGATGCCTTTTTTGCAAGCGTTGCCAGGCTGATTGAGGAACGCGCTTATAAAAAAGGGTATAAAATTATTTATTGCAGTACAGAAGATAATCCCAAAAAAACGATTGAATTAATAAGGATGTTTAAAAGCCGGAACGTGGATGGATACATCATTACACCACCTAAAGGAATTGAGTCTGAACTTAGATTTATGCGTAATGATAGCTTACCATTTGTGCTGTTCGACAGATATTTTCCCGAAATAGATACAGATTATGTTGGTATTGACAACCTGGAAGGGTCTAAAATTGCCATACAGCATTTAATTGAGCAAGGTTTTAAAAACATTGCCTTTGTAACGCTCAGCTCAGATCAAACCCAAATGAAAGACCGGAAGGCAGGTTATCGTTTGGCGATAAAGGGAGGAGGTGTTAAAGAGTACATATTAGAAATAAAGTTTACCTCGAAACCCGAAAAAGTAGTGCAGCTGATCACTAATTTTCTGACCAAACACAAAGAAATTGATTCGGTACTGTTTGCCACAAACTACCTGGCCTTGCAGGGTTTTGCTGCATTAAATAAGTTAAAACTGAGAATCCCTGAAGATATAGCCGTTATCGGTTTTGATGATCATGCATTTTTTGAAGTTTTTAACCCGCCAATTACTGCTGTTGCACAGCCTATGAAGAATTTATCTGAAAACCTGATCGATGTTTTGTTTACCAATATGAACAATGAAGGCCAGCCAGCAGATGCGTCAACCAAAATTGTTCTTAACCCGGAGTTAATAGTAAGGGCATCTTCATTGAAAAAAAAGTAG
- a CDS encoding zinc-dependent metalloprotease, translated as MYINTKKTGRALILSAGLVLALNAADAQQKKASKATASTAPVIDTAKAKSLAQLALAKPPVTIKAYKDVVPASAKTMKSFLKMHLVADRYLFEIPDSLLKRDILVVSRIDKSPTGFRLPGGVMSYSGDEVAETVIQFEKIPGDKMVLRSVSFKEFSNDTTENGLSRSLINSNYQSIQGAFPVKAYNKEGNSTVIDVTDFINNDNTIFAIGDPFIRNLLGNLVIDRSFIDNAMGFPNNLEIKSVKTYNQKPGPGGIAGPPFSYEFNSSIVLLPKVPMQPRLADPRIGFFSNSYIDFDANPHGVATTNYIWRWRMEPKDGDMDKYKRGELVDPKKPIVIYIDPATPKKWVPYLMQGIDDWKVAFEKAGFKNAIMAKQAPVGDSTWSMEDARHSVLVYKPSAIANAMGPSIKDPRSGEILETHINWYHSVMTLLQNWYTVQAGAIDPRARKPELDDELMGQLIRFVSSHEIGHTLGLMHNFGASSTVPVENLRNKAWVETHGHTPSIMDYARFNYVAQPEDHITEKGIFPRIGDYDKWAIEWGYKLIPEAKSATDEKPTLNKWMVAKLASGKQYFYGSQLDPLTQQTFNTLDPRDQSEDLGDDAMLASTYGIKNLKRIEPNLLTWLHEPNENYDKAGDMYKEIVAEYQRFMGHVLRNIGGMYVTPKTAEQQGPVFELVNKAKQQQAMAFLQQQLFATPYWLNDAKLFDLTSTDFSMVTRIQKTTLLSLLSGSHISMLISEERSYPGKAYTASQMLHELKQGIFSELPVHKPVSIYRRDLQKVYVEALIAIITKQTTGLDNDGLSIIKAHAKQLAVECKNATTADIITREHLTDLYERLNTALKPKRD; from the coding sequence ATGTACATCAACACTAAAAAAACAGGCCGGGCACTTATACTTTCGGCGGGGTTGGTACTGGCATTAAATGCGGCAGATGCGCAGCAAAAGAAAGCTTCAAAAGCTACTGCTTCTACCGCACCTGTAATCGATACTGCAAAGGCCAAAAGTCTTGCCCAATTAGCCCTGGCTAAACCGCCCGTAACAATTAAGGCTTACAAAGATGTGGTACCGGCATCGGCCAAAACCATGAAAAGTTTTTTGAAAATGCATTTGGTTGCCGATAGGTATTTGTTTGAAATACCCGATTCGCTTTTAAAAAGGGACATACTGGTAGTGTCACGGATTGATAAATCGCCTACGGGATTCAGATTGCCTGGCGGTGTAATGAGTTATTCTGGCGATGAAGTTGCCGAAACGGTTATTCAATTCGAAAAAATACCTGGTGATAAGATGGTACTGCGTTCGGTATCGTTCAAAGAATTTTCGAATGATACTACAGAGAATGGTTTGTCCAGATCGTTAATCAACAGTAATTATCAAAGTATACAAGGTGCATTCCCTGTAAAAGCTTATAATAAAGAGGGAAACAGCACAGTAATTGATGTTACCGACTTTATAAATAATGACAATACTATTTTCGCGATAGGAGACCCTTTTATTAGAAACCTGCTTGGTAATTTGGTAATAGACAGATCTTTCATCGATAATGCCATGGGCTTCCCAAACAACCTCGAGATTAAATCTGTAAAAACCTATAATCAAAAGCCAGGCCCGGGGGGAATTGCAGGGCCGCCTTTCTCGTATGAGTTTAACAGCTCAATTGTATTGCTACCCAAGGTACCAATGCAACCAAGACTGGCTGATCCACGTATCGGGTTCTTTTCTAATTCATATATCGACTTCGATGCTAACCCGCATGGTGTAGCCACTACCAATTACATTTGGCGTTGGCGCATGGAGCCAAAGGATGGCGACATGGATAAATACAAACGCGGCGAATTGGTTGACCCTAAAAAGCCAATTGTGATTTATATAGACCCAGCTACACCTAAAAAATGGGTGCCTTATTTAATGCAAGGTATTGATGATTGGAAGGTGGCGTTTGAAAAAGCAGGTTTTAAAAATGCTATTATGGCTAAGCAGGCACCCGTGGGCGATTCTACCTGGAGCATGGAAGATGCCCGACACTCTGTGTTGGTATATAAACCATCGGCCATTGCCAATGCTATGGGGCCAAGTATTAAAGACCCACGCAGCGGCGAAATACTGGAAACACATATTAACTGGTATCACAGCGTAATGACTTTGCTGCAAAACTGGTATACCGTACAAGCCGGGGCTATTGACCCACGTGCCCGCAAACCAGAATTGGATGATGAATTGATGGGGCAGCTGATTCGCTTTGTGTCATCACATGAGATTGGCCATACCTTAGGGTTGATGCATAATTTTGGTGCATCGTCAACCGTGCCTGTAGAGAATTTACGGAATAAGGCATGGGTTGAAACACATGGGCATACGCCATCAATTATGGACTATGCACGTTTTAACTACGTTGCCCAGCCCGAAGACCATATTACCGAAAAAGGAATTTTTCCGCGTATTGGCGATTACGATAAATGGGCCATTGAGTGGGGATATAAACTAATCCCGGAGGCTAAATCAGCTACAGATGAAAAACCGACACTTAATAAATGGATGGTTGCTAAACTGGCATCAGGCAAGCAATATTTTTATGGCAGCCAGCTTGACCCTTTAACACAGCAAACTTTTAACACACTCGACCCTCGCGACCAGAGTGAAGACCTTGGTGATGATGCCATGCTGGCCAGCACTTATGGTATTAAAAACCTGAAACGTATTGAACCCAATCTGCTAACCTGGTTACATGAACCTAATGAAAATTATGATAAGGCAGGGGATATGTATAAGGAAATAGTAGCCGAATATCAGCGTTTTATGGGGCATGTGTTACGCAATATTGGCGGTATGTACGTTACCCCTAAAACGGCCGAACAACAGGGCCCTGTGTTTGAGCTGGTAAATAAAGCCAAACAGCAACAGGCTATGGCATTTTTGCAACAGCAATTATTTGCCACACCTTACTGGCTAAATGATGCTAAGCTCTTCGACCTTACATCTACCGATTTTAGTATGGTTACAAGAATTCAAAAAACTACGTTGTTATCGCTATTAAGTGGGTCGCATATCTCAATGCTCATTAGTGAAGAAAGAAGTTACCCTGGCAAAGCCTATACAGCCTCACAAATGTTGCATGAGCTTAAGCAAGGGATATTTTCTGAGCTGCCAGTTCATAAACCCGTTAGCATTTACCGTCGCGATTTGCAAAAAGTATACGTGGAAGCCTTAATTGCCATTATTACCAAGCAAACCACAGGGCTTGACAATGATGGTTTATCTATTATTAAAGCGCATGCTAAGCAACTGGCTGTTGAATGTAAAAATGCAACTACCGCAGATATTATTACGCGCGAACATTTAACCGATTTATATGAACGTTTAAATACCGCATTAAAGCCCAAACGCGATTAA
- a CDS encoding RNA polymerase sigma factor → MSNVNDRGFSTTWPDKVQVFELAFDQHWDELFRHAYRKTQTEDLSKDLVQETFMVLWNGLDNLDLTEKVLPLLYGILRNKILKQYEKSEVHFKYALSVSQKDEQFDISSENLLLTKELESVIFAEVEKMPVRMKEIYLLKKEEGFSIKEIAEKLGLSEQTVKNQLQNAYSRLRLCLKEYNSSLFFVGFVVHYAPLLLHC, encoded by the coding sequence ATGTCTAATGTAAATGATCGTGGGTTTTCTACTACCTGGCCTGATAAGGTCCAGGTTTTTGAATTAGCTTTTGATCAGCATTGGGATGAGTTATTCAGGCACGCTTATCGAAAAACTCAAACAGAAGACCTTTCTAAAGACCTGGTACAGGAAACCTTTATGGTTTTATGGAATGGTTTAGATAATCTCGACCTGACAGAAAAAGTCCTCCCACTTTTATATGGCATACTTCGCAACAAGATCTTAAAGCAGTACGAGAAATCTGAAGTTCATTTTAAATATGCCTTGTCTGTATCTCAAAAGGATGAACAATTTGATATTTCATCAGAAAATCTGTTGCTAACTAAAGAGCTGGAAAGTGTGATTTTTGCAGAAGTAGAGAAAATGCCGGTTCGAATGAAAGAAATCTATCTTCTAAAAAAAGAAGAAGGCTTTTCTATTAAAGAAATTGCTGAAAAGTTGGGTTTATCTGAACAAACGGTAAAAAATCAATTGCAAAATGCTTATTCCAGGTTGCGTTTATGTCTCAAAGAATACAACTCATCCTTGTTTTTTGTCGGTTTTGTAGTTCACTACGCCCCACTTTTGCTGCATTGTTAA
- a CDS encoding FecR family protein: MEQQILKALIAKYNAGTANAEEKALVEQWYENIHGDEYASGEEQLNQIKQRAYRELYNYINNTRPSAPAKIKKLPFRWLAAAVLLLVGSIGIYYHYKTSSTEQVVKNNLKNDIAPGGNKAILKLADGSNLVLDDAKNGQVAKQGEVLVEKKHSGLLSYLTNNTTPGIAAVTYNTITTPRGGQYNVILADGTQVWLNAASSLKFPTSFTGKERNVELTGEAYFEVAKNKTMPFHVTTVGQTIEVLGTHFNVNAYADEAAIKTTLLEGSVKVSGGNAQAIIKPGEQASLNVSVVNPAITVTDGIDTDEVMAWKNGSFYFNNADIQTVMRQISRWYNVDIEYAGKIPEDHFTGKFSRNMTASNALKVLEFTGVNFKIEGRKIIVK; the protein is encoded by the coding sequence TTGGAACAGCAAATTTTAAAGGCACTTATAGCCAAATATAATGCGGGTACAGCAAATGCCGAAGAGAAAGCACTTGTAGAGCAATGGTACGAAAATATTCATGGCGACGAGTATGCTTCTGGTGAAGAACAGTTGAACCAGATAAAACAACGAGCTTATCGGGAGTTATATAATTATATTAATAATACCCGCCCCAGCGCTCCTGCTAAGATCAAAAAATTACCATTCAGATGGCTGGCAGCAGCTGTGCTACTTTTGGTAGGTAGTATTGGAATATATTATCACTATAAAACTTCCTCTACAGAACAGGTTGTAAAAAATAATCTCAAAAATGACATTGCACCCGGTGGCAACAAGGCTATCTTAAAGTTGGCTGATGGGTCTAACCTTGTTTTGGATGATGCAAAAAATGGGCAGGTTGCCAAACAAGGGGAGGTGCTTGTAGAAAAGAAACATAGCGGGCTTTTAAGTTACTTAACAAATAATACTACTCCTGGTATTGCTGCTGTAACCTATAACACCATAACTACTCCCCGGGGCGGGCAATACAATGTAATATTGGCCGACGGCACCCAGGTTTGGCTTAACGCAGCATCATCCCTTAAATTCCCAACTTCATTTACCGGTAAAGAACGTAATGTTGAGTTGACAGGTGAAGCTTATTTTGAGGTGGCGAAAAATAAGACAATGCCGTTTCATGTAACTACAGTAGGCCAGACTATTGAAGTATTGGGTACGCATTTTAATGTAAACGCTTATGCAGATGAAGCCGCTATTAAAACCACACTTTTAGAAGGTTCTGTAAAAGTAAGCGGGGGCAATGCACAAGCAATTATTAAACCGGGTGAGCAGGCTTCGCTAAATGTGTCTGTAGTTAACCCGGCTATTACTGTTACAGATGGTATTGATACAGATGAAGTTATGGCGTGGAAAAATGGTAGTTTTTACTTCAATAATGCAGATATACAAACGGTTATGCGACAGATAAGCCGCTGGTATAATGTGGATATTGAATACGCCGGAAAGATCCCGGAGGATCATTTTACCGGTAAGTTTTCAAGAAATATGACCGCATCCAACGCGCTGAAAGTGCTCGAATTTACTGGTGTTAACTTTAAGATAGAAGGGAGAAAGATTATCGTAAAATAA